CTTCATTTTGATGCGTCGGTAAAGATCTTCACTGCATGTCAATGGAAGCCCTTGTGCTGTTTTTCTCTGCTCAGGACAGCGAGGGGCATCCCTCCCGGGGAGCTGAGCGGTTGACTGCTGTGCTGCGCTCCCTGATTCACGGACCCCAGCGCTCTGGCAGGAGCCCTTCAGCCCTCCACCAGCCTCAGAGGTGAGCTGAGTCCTGCATGCTGTGTGCATCTTAGAGCTGTGGGGGAGTGTGATATATGGGGCTTCTCTGGATTGGGAGACTGGGATCAGGAGAGAGGTTCAGTGGTTCGAGTaaagggcttgttaccaggaggttcagctgtgtgtgaccctgagcaagtcacttaacctc
This genomic interval from Polyodon spathula isolate WHYD16114869_AA unplaced genomic scaffold, ASM1765450v1 scaffolds_152, whole genome shotgun sequence contains the following:
- the LOC121308066 gene encoding pro-FMRFamide-related neuropeptide FF-like; the encoded protein is MSMEALVLFFSAQDSEGHPSRGAERLTAVLRSLIHGPQRSGRSPSALHQPQRFGRDARGAVGGEELVESRGREAIPAQFWSLAVPQRFGKK